One window of Magallana gigas chromosome 2, xbMagGiga1.1, whole genome shotgun sequence genomic DNA carries:
- the LOC117681170 gene encoding proteasome assembly chaperone 4-like: MSSMIEPQLKYHVFSDKIMDTVVNFQVLKLKDSFYVWIGSSNKLGNVTVAMPTKFSSVPSGSVLLGPSDSHCLTIAQRLAKKTGRQVFVSGTVDYNQLMLPLIEKRIGQELQNFPEKFYDPS; encoded by the exons ATGTCCAGCATGATTGAACCTCAGTTAAAATACCATGTGTTTTCTGACAAAATTATGGACACTGTTGTGAATTTTCAAGTATTGAAGTTAAAAGACAGTTTTTATGTGTGGATAGGTTCTTCTAATAAACTGGGAAATGTAACAGTAGCCATGCCAACCAAATTT AGCAGTGTACCCTCTGGATCAGTTCTCCTTGGTCCGTCTGACTCCCACTGTCTCACTATAGCACAGCGACTAG CAAAGAAGACCGGACGACAGGTTTTTGTGAGTGGGACTGTGGATTATAATCAGCTGATGTTGCCCCTCATCGAGAAGCGCATCGGACAGGAATTACAGAACTTTCCTGAAAAATTCTATGATCCAAGCTGA
- the LOC117680483 gene encoding superkiller complex protein 2: MDLEGLGVDFDLAEVGCQGKFVPVPKRKNNEGFPRKTLPAGLPPILPSWGEELEDYLTCIEQVPVHDLNSAQRFWPREPHPENLYHAEVSGVQTTIQVDRNPTTGELLGYKEEYLESTSEGKTSLSLRRPPGPAGQDVRGSSANFPFLPGGMEEVETMLSEDKTEFLDFEKDLLSVAPGMMEGMTFNDLDIAPKQKEPTLLNLADLMSAADLDEFNLGDDEDEGESKNEDHDQGHILGEVKLEKSESLENLVKIDEDRETERGVRVGGEGRREEWAVKVDVDHPVADFHQRIPDMAYKWEFELDVFQKQAILHLENHESVFVAAHTSAGKTVVAEYAIALSMKHMTRTVYTSPIKALSNQKYREFKQTFGEVGLITGDVQINQTASCLIMTTEILRSMLYNGSDVIRDLEWVIFDEVHYINDAERGVVWEEVLIMLPQHVHIILLSATVPNTLEFADWIGRTKKKKIFVISTLKRPVPLEHHLYTGTTGKTSNELFLIVDGKKNFLTSGYNKALEAKKEKSKSSQGFGPKGTRGGHPNKDKNIWISVIDMLKKKDKLPAVAFTFSKKKIDENAQNLLSKDLTTASEKSEIHIFFHSAIKKLKPPDQKLPQVLQMESLLKNGIGVHHSGILPILKEVVEMLFQRALVKILFSTETFAMGVNMPARTVVFDSIRKNDGTCFRDLLPGEYIQMAGRAGRRGLDTTGTVIILCKGDVPEMSDLHKMMLGKPTKLESQFRLTYSMILNLLRVEQLRVEDMMKRSFSEFHHQKDVSKHKVTIDQLHKQIAQIRPIECYLCSVDLEKYHESCRDYQCLRRKLQEVVLSHPAAIKALTAGRVIVISNSFHSNQLGIILNSTMAANNERVFTCLVLCDKNKSVKSQTEKVPGSEEVTPVTNTDLFLPEAPCGHDLVQVKAKDISTVTVKSIRVEANKIMDDIKKRQMPRFKDDPPGKSVTTATQELLRMVESNIHGLAGLDPVKDLHLRDIDLVEQFRSLQLIEDSFRGYQCINCPHFTEHFREHDRNVKLKEEYKHLKFLLSDESLMLLPEYEQRVQVLKHLNYIDENNAVQLKGRVACEISNHEIMITELVFENILTELHPTEIAALLSCVVFEQKNCSEPKLAPELVKGKDSILFIAQKITAHQRRCGMNLVGDYEDEFKFGLMEVVFEWARGLPFAEITGLTDVQEGIIVRCIQRLHETLRDVRNAARIIGDPVLYRKMEEASQMIKRDIVFAASLYTQ; encoded by the exons ATGGACCTCGAGGGACTAGGAGTGGACTTTGATTTGGCTGAAGTTGGTTGTCAAGGAAAGTTTGTACCAGTTCCAAAAAGAAAGAACAATGAAGGTTTTCCCAGGAAAACA CTCCCCGCGGGTCTGCCACCCATCCTGCCATCCTGGGGGGAAGAGCTTGAGGACTATCTGACCTGTATAGAGCAGGTGCCCGTCCATGACCTCAACAGTGCACAAAG ATTCTGGCCAAGAGAACCACACCCGGAGAACCTGTACCATGCAGAAGTGTCTGGAGTTCAAACCACGATCCAGGTGGATAGAAACCCCACCACTGGGGAATTGCTAGGATACAAGGAG gaaTATCTGGAGAGTACATCCGAGGGTAAAACTTCTCTATCCCTCAGGAGACCCCCGGGCCCTGCCGGTCAGGATGTCAGGGGGAGCAGTGCCAACTTCCCCTTTCTGCCTG GTGGTATGGAAGAAGTAGAGACCATGCTCTCTGAAGACAAAACAGAATTTTTGGATTTTGAAAAAG ATTTGTTATCAGTGGCACCAGGTATGATGGAGGGTATGACCtttaatgaccttgacattgcaCCCAAACAGAAGGAACCCACTTTGTTGAATCTAGCCGACCTGATGTCTGCTGCTGATCTTGATGAATTTAACCTTGGAGATGATGAGGACGAAGGGGAATCCAAGAATGAAGACCATGATCAAGGTCATATCCTCGGTGAGGTCAAACTGGAAAAAAGTGAAAGTCTGGAAAACCTTGTAAAG ATTGATGAAGACAGGGAGACTGAGCGAGGGGTGAGGGTGGGGGGTGAGGGGAGGCGGGAGGAGTGGGCTGTCAAGGTGGATGTGGACCACCCTGTGGCAGACTTCCACCAGAGGATCCCAGACATGGCCTACAAG TGGGAGTTTGAGTTGGACGTGTTCCAGAAGCAAGCCATCCTTCACCTGGAAAACCACGAGAGTGTGTTTGTTGCGGCCCACACCTCTGCTGGAAAAACTGTGGTAGCCGAGTATGCCATTGCCCTCTCCATGAAGCACATGACCAG GACAGTGTACACATCCCCTATCAAGGCTCTGTCCAATCAGAAATACAGAGAATTCAAGCAGACTTTTGGAGAGGTGGGACTAATTACAGGAGATGTCCAGATTAACCAGACCGCATCCTGTCTCATCATGACCACAGAAATTCTCAG ATCGATGCTGTACAATGGATCGGATGTTATAAGAGATCTAGAGTGGGTGATCTTTGATGAGGTCCATTACATTAATGATGCAGAG AGAGGTGTGGTGTGGGAGGAGGTACTCATCATGTTACCGCAGCATGTCCATATTATCCTTCTGAGTGCGACTGTACCCAACACACTTGAGTTTGCAGACTGGATTGG GCGGACGAAGAAGAAGAAGATCTTTGTGATCTCCACCCTGAAGCGGCCCGTTCCTCTGGAGCACCACCTGTACACCGGCACCACCGGCAAGACCAGCAATGAACTGTTCCTCATTGTGGACGGCAAGAAAAACTTCCTCACCAGTGG atacaatAAGGCACTGGaagcaaagaaagaaaaaagcaaGTCTTCACAAGGGTTTGGACCCAAAGGAACAAGGGGAGGTCACCCGAATAAG GACAAGAATATCTGGATATCGGTGATTGACATGCTCAAAAAGAAGGATAAACTACCGGCTGTGGCGTTCACattttctaagaagaagattgaTGAGAATGCTCAGAACTTGCTGAGTAAGGACCTGACGACGGCCAGCGAGAAGAGCGAGATTCACATCTTCTTCCACAGCGCTATAAAGAAGCTGAAGCCCCCCGACCAAAAGCTACCACAG GTTCTACAAATGGAGTCCCTCCTGAAGAATGGTATAGGAGTGCACCACAGTGGAATACTGCCCATCCTTAAGGAAGTGGTGGAGATGCTGTTCCAGAGAGCTCTAGTCAAA ATTCTCTTTTCCACTGAGACGTTTGCGATGGGAGTTAACATGCCGGCCCGTACTGTGGTGTTTGACAGCATCAGAAAGAACGACGGGACATGTTTCCGGGACCTGCTGCCCGGGGAGTACATCCAGATGGCAGGTCGGGCCGGGCGGCGAGGGCTGGACACCACCGGCACAGTCATCATCCTGTGTAAGGGCGACGTACCGGAGATGTCCGACCTACACAAAATGATGCTG GGGAAGCCCACCAAGTTGGAGTCACAGTTCCGGCTGACTTACTCCATGATCCTGAATCTGCTGCGCGTGGAACAGCTGAGGGTGGAGGACATGATGAAGCGGAGTTTCTCCGAGTTCCACCACCAGAAGGATGTCAGCAAACACAAGGTCACCATCGACCAGCTCCACAAACAGATCGCGCAGATCCGTCCAATAGAGTGCTACCTCTGCTCTGTGGACCTGGAGAAGTACCATGAGAGCTGTAGAGATTACCAGTGCCTAAGGAGGAAATTACAG GAGGTAGTATTGTCTCATCCTGCAGCCATAAAAGCCCTAACAGCAGGAAGAGTCATTGTCATTAGCAATAGTTTCCATAGCAACCAACTGGGGATCATTTTGAACTCTACAATGGCAGCTAACAATGAGCGGGTTTTCACTTGTCTTGTATTGtgtgataaaaataaatctgtgAAATCACAAACAGAGAAAGTGCCAGGCAGTGAGGAGGTCACTCCTGTCACAAATACAGACCTCTTTTTGCCTGAGGCCCCGTGTGGCCATGACCTTGTACAGGTCAAGGCCAAGGACATCAGTACAGTGACAGTGAAGAGTATACGTGTGGAGGCCAACAAAATAATGGACGACATCAAGAAACGACAGATGCCCAGATTCAA AGATGACCCTCCTGGTAAATCTGTCACAACTGCTACCCAGGAATTGCTACGCATGGTTGAATCCAACATCCACGGTCTGGCGGGGCTGGACCCGGTCAAGGACCTTCACCTTCGTGACATTGACCTTGTGGAGCAGTTCAGGTCTCTACAACTGATAGAGGACAGCTTTAGGGGCTACCAGTGTATCAACTGCCCACACTTCACTGAACAC TTTAGAGAACATGACAGAAATGTGAAACTGAAGGAGGAGTACAAGCACCTAAAGTTCTTGTTGTCAGACGAAAGTCTGATGCTCCTGCCGGAGTATGAACAGCGGGTCCAG GTTTTGAAGCACCTGAATTACATAGATGAGAACAATGCTGTGCAGTTGAAGGGTCGAGTTGCCTGTGAGATAAGCAACCACGAGATCATGATCACGGAGCTGGTGTTTGAGAACATCCTGACCGAGCTCCACCCCACTGAAATTGCGGCCCTTCTCTCCTGTGTTGTGTTTGAACAGAAGAATTGTAGCGAGCCCAAACTTGCTCCAGAACTTGTCAAG GGAAAAGACTCCATACTGTTCATTGCTCAGAAGATCACTGCCCACCAGCGGCGATGTGGAATGAACCTAGTTGGAGACTACGAGGACGAGTTTAAGTTTGGCCTAATGGAGGTTGTGTTTGAATGGGCTCGGGGTCTG CCCTTTGCCGAGATCACGGGTTTGACTGATGTACAGGAGGGAATCATAGTGAGATGTATTCAGAGATTGCACGAGACGTTGCGAGATGTCAGGAATGCGGCTCGTATCATAGGCGACCCTGTCCTGTATCGTAAGATGGAAGAGGCCTCACAGATGATCAAACGAGACATTGTATTTGCAGCATCGCTCTACACGCAATAA